In a single window of the Serratia quinivorans genome:
- the ubiB_2 gene encoding Probable ubiquinone biosynthesis protein UbiB, with amino-acid sequence MLKMVLVTARDRARLKEISAVLIRYGLQDVIRLLGLSTLLSGGEGGGEPQDNQTLPQRLRAALEALGPTFVKFGQILATRSDLLDSSWTDELDRLHSQATTLAWSELAPQITADLGGDPHHLFAEFDQAPLAAASMAQIYRARLHSGEAVVIKVLRPGLAKTIHADLRLLAYLAETVEQQSPALARYRPRQMVRALATALNHELDLTHEGNNCERVAQQFAQQPEVVIPKIYWQWSSKRLLVQEFLPGIAPENPQQLATAGFDGPLLAQRGAQAFMKMVLEHRLYHADPHPGNLMALADNRVGFIDFGMVGQLSERRRNQLLLLLQAIAERESGGIVNTLIAWSDSDPLDLLDLELAAQNFLDKQASATLTLGKALTDLLVMAREHQLALPPDLVLLFKALITADGVLHRLDPNFDIIATLKPMLQQVMLQRYTPEAVRRRMLALGGEALDAGEELPQTLRLLMRRLKRGQISADINLKNISQLSKALERAAVTLAIAIVTAAFTLGLAPYLMQSSVRLWGIPLFPALGGLACLGGVLLLALRLRR; translated from the coding sequence ATGTTGAAAATGGTGCTGGTTACCGCCCGCGATCGGGCGAGGCTGAAAGAAATATCCGCGGTGCTGATCCGCTACGGCCTGCAGGATGTCATTCGCCTGCTGGGCCTGAGCACCCTGCTAAGCGGCGGTGAAGGCGGCGGTGAACCGCAAGATAACCAAACCTTGCCACAACGCTTGCGTGCCGCACTGGAAGCGCTGGGGCCAACCTTTGTTAAATTCGGCCAGATCCTGGCTACTCGCTCAGACCTGTTGGACTCAAGCTGGACCGACGAACTGGATCGCCTGCACAGCCAGGCGACAACCCTGGCCTGGAGCGAACTGGCGCCGCAGATTACCGCCGATTTGGGCGGTGACCCACACCACCTGTTCGCCGAGTTTGATCAAGCCCCACTGGCCGCCGCATCGATGGCACAGATTTATCGCGCCCGTTTGCACAGCGGTGAAGCCGTGGTGATCAAGGTATTACGCCCCGGTCTGGCAAAAACCATTCACGCCGATTTGCGCCTGCTGGCCTATCTGGCGGAAACCGTGGAACAACAAAGCCCGGCGCTGGCCCGCTATCGGCCACGTCAGATGGTACGAGCGCTGGCAACCGCGCTTAATCATGAGCTGGACCTGACTCACGAAGGCAATAACTGTGAACGGGTGGCTCAGCAATTTGCTCAACAGCCCGAGGTAGTAATACCGAAAATTTACTGGCAATGGTCGTCAAAACGTCTGCTGGTGCAGGAGTTTCTGCCCGGCATCGCGCCGGAAAATCCACAGCAATTGGCAACCGCCGGTTTTGATGGCCCACTTCTCGCACAGCGCGGCGCACAGGCCTTTATGAAAATGGTGCTGGAGCACCGGCTTTATCACGCCGATCCGCACCCGGGTAATCTGATGGCGTTAGCGGATAATCGCGTCGGCTTTATCGATTTCGGTATGGTCGGCCAACTTTCCGAACGGCGGCGCAATCAGTTACTGCTGTTGCTGCAGGCGATTGCCGAGCGGGAGTCCGGCGGTATCGTCAATACCTTGATCGCCTGGTCGGACAGCGATCCTTTGGATCTGCTGGATTTGGAACTGGCGGCGCAAAACTTTCTCGATAAGCAGGCTTCGGCAACCCTGACGCTGGGTAAGGCATTGACCGATCTGCTGGTGATGGCGCGTGAACATCAGTTGGCGCTGCCACCGGATCTGGTGTTGCTGTTCAAGGCGTTAATCACCGCAGACGGCGTATTGCACCGGTTGGATCCCAATTTCGACATCATCGCCACCCTGAAACCCATGCTGCAACAGGTGATGCTGCAGCGTTACACCCCTGAGGCTGTGCGTCGGCGGATGCTGGCGCTAGGTGGTGAAGCGCTGGATGCGGGCGAAGAACTTCCGCAGACCCTCCGTCTGCTGATGCGCCGACTAAAACGCGGGCAAATCAGCGCCGATATCAACCTCAAGAACATCAGTCAGTTAAGCAAGGCGCTGGAACGTGCTGCCGTCACGCTGGCCATTGCCATAGTGACCGCCGCCTTCACGCTGGGCCTGGCACCCTACCTGATGCAATCCTCGGTGCGGTTGTGGGGCATTCCGCTGTTTCCGGCACTGGGCGGGTTAGCCTGTCTGGGGGGAGTACTGTTGCTGGCATTGCGTTTGCGGCGCTGA
- the yqfB gene encoding ASCH domain, translating to MSREITFFSRFEQDILAGRKTITIRDASESHFQPGEVLRVSRNEDNVFFCQIEVLSVTPVRLDGLTEQHARQENMSLSELKQVIKEIYPGLDELFVITFAKR from the coding sequence ATGAGCCGTGAAATAACTTTCTTCAGCCGCTTTGAGCAAGATATTTTGGCCGGGCGCAAGACCATTACCATTCGGGATGCCAGTGAATCCCACTTTCAACCCGGTGAGGTCTTGCGCGTTAGCCGCAATGAAGACAACGTCTTTTTCTGCCAGATTGAAGTGCTGTCAGTCACGCCGGTGCGCCTGGACGGGTTAACCGAGCAGCATGCCCGGCAGGAGAATATGTCGCTCAGCGAACTGAAGCAGGTGATCAAGGAAATCTATCCGGGGCTGGATGAGCTGTTTGTCATCACCTTCGCCAAACGCTGA
- the dbpA gene encoding ATP-independent RNA helicase dbpA: MSTVSFSSLPLPAEQLANLNELGYAEMTPVQAAALPAILNGQDVRAKAKTGSGKTAAFGIGLLDKINVAQVAAQALILCPTRELADQVSKELRRLARFTQNIKILTLCGGQPMGPQLDSLVHAPHIVVGTPGRIQEHLRKKTLVLDELKVLVLDEADRMLDMGFADDIDDVISYTPPQRQTLLFSATYPSGIERISARVQRSPLNVEVDDGEEQTTIEQRFYETTRDQRPAVLVSAIRHYQPSSCVVFCNTKRDCQSVYEALESRGINVLALHGDLEQRDRDQVLVRFANRSCRVLVATDVAARGLDIKELELVVNYELAFDPEVHVHRIGRTGRAGLSGKAISLCTPQEMTRAHAIEDYLQTKVKWAPVSELSGAGNTTLEAEMVTLCIDGGRKAKIRPGDILGALTGDAGLTAAEVGKIDMFPVHAYVAIRKESARKALQQLQQGKIKGKNCKVRLLK, encoded by the coding sequence GTGAGCACAGTATCTTTTTCTTCCCTGCCGCTGCCAGCCGAACAGTTGGCCAACCTCAACGAACTGGGGTATGCCGAAATGACACCGGTGCAGGCCGCCGCACTGCCCGCCATCCTGAATGGGCAGGACGTACGTGCCAAAGCAAAAACCGGCAGCGGTAAAACGGCGGCGTTCGGCATCGGTCTGCTGGACAAAATTAACGTAGCTCAGGTGGCCGCGCAGGCGCTGATCCTGTGCCCGACGCGTGAGCTGGCTGACCAGGTGAGCAAAGAATTGCGCCGTTTGGCGCGCTTCACCCAGAACATTAAAATTTTGACCCTGTGCGGCGGTCAGCCGATGGGGCCACAGCTTGACTCGCTGGTGCACGCGCCCCATATCGTGGTGGGGACGCCGGGGCGCATTCAGGAACACCTGCGCAAGAAAACGCTGGTACTGGATGAACTGAAAGTGCTGGTGCTGGACGAAGCTGACCGCATGTTGGACATGGGGTTCGCCGATGACATCGATGACGTGATCAGTTACACGCCGCCGCAGCGCCAAACGCTGCTGTTCTCGGCAACCTATCCGAGCGGTATCGAACGCATCAGCGCCCGCGTGCAGCGCAGCCCGTTAAATGTGGAAGTGGACGACGGTGAAGAACAAACCACCATCGAACAACGCTTCTATGAAACCACCCGCGATCAGCGTCCTGCGGTGCTGGTGTCGGCAATCCGCCATTACCAACCTTCTTCCTGCGTGGTGTTCTGCAACACCAAGCGCGACTGTCAAAGCGTGTATGAAGCGCTGGAGTCTCGCGGCATCAACGTGCTGGCGCTGCATGGCGATCTGGAACAGCGCGATCGTGACCAGGTGCTGGTGCGTTTTGCCAACCGCAGTTGCCGGGTGCTGGTGGCAACCGACGTTGCCGCACGCGGCCTGGATATCAAAGAGCTGGAGCTGGTAGTCAACTACGAGCTGGCATTTGATCCGGAAGTGCACGTACACCGCATTGGCCGTACCGGTCGTGCCGGTTTGAGCGGCAAGGCGATCAGCCTGTGTACACCGCAGGAAATGACGCGTGCACATGCCATTGAAGACTATTTGCAAACCAAGGTTAAGTGGGCGCCGGTGTCTGAGCTGAGCGGGGCGGGGAATACCACGCTGGAAGCCGAAATGGTCACCCTGTGCATCGACGGTGGTCGCAAGGCCAAAATCCGTCCAGGCGACATTCTCGGCGCATTGACCGGCGATGCCGGGCTGACGGCGGCGGAAGTGGGCAAGATCGACATGTTCCCGGTACATGCCTATGTGGCGATCCGCAAGGAAAGCGCCCGCAAGGCACTGCAACAGCTTCAGCAGGGCAAAATCAAGGGTAAGAACTGCAAGGTGCGGTTGTTGAAATAA
- the mdtH gene encoding Multidrug resistance protein MdtH, whose amino-acid sequence MSLVSQARSLGKYFLLLDNLLVVLGFFVVFPLISIRFVDQLGWAAVVVGAALGLRQLIQQELGIFGGAIADRFGAKPMIVTGMLMRAAGFATMAMADQPWLLWFSCALSALGGTLFDPPRTALVIKLTRPHERGRFYSLLMMQDSAGAVIGALIGSWLLQYDFHFVCWVGAGIFVLAAGWNAWLLPAYRISTVRTPMKEGMMRVLRDRRFLTYVLTLTGYYMLSVQVMLMLPIVVNEIAGSPTAVKWMYAIEAALSLSLLYPLARWSEKRFRLEQRLMAGLLLMTLSLMPVGLATSLQGVFTLICCFYLGSIIAEPARETLSASLADPRARGSYMGFSRLGLALGGALGYTGGGWMYDTGHSMNMPELPWILLGIVGFITLFALYWQFNPRSSAPAVAPGG is encoded by the coding sequence ATGTCTCTGGTATCGCAAGCTCGGAGCTTGGGTAAGTATTTTCTATTACTCGATAACCTGTTAGTGGTTTTAGGCTTTTTTGTAGTCTTTCCACTTATTTCGATTCGCTTTGTCGATCAGCTTGGCTGGGCGGCCGTGGTGGTCGGTGCCGCACTGGGTTTACGGCAATTAATCCAACAGGAATTAGGGATTTTTGGCGGAGCAATCGCCGACCGATTTGGTGCCAAACCGATGATTGTCACCGGCATGCTGATGCGCGCGGCCGGTTTCGCCACCATGGCAATGGCCGATCAGCCCTGGCTGCTGTGGTTCTCCTGCGCCCTTTCCGCCCTCGGTGGCACCTTGTTTGACCCACCGCGCACCGCGCTGGTGATTAAGCTCACACGTCCGCATGAACGCGGCCGTTTTTACTCTCTGTTAATGATGCAGGACAGTGCCGGGGCGGTGATTGGCGCCCTGATCGGCAGTTGGCTGCTGCAATATGATTTCCACTTCGTTTGCTGGGTCGGCGCGGGCATTTTCGTGTTGGCCGCGGGTTGGAACGCCTGGCTGCTGCCGGCATACCGTATTTCTACCGTCCGCACCCCAATGAAGGAAGGCATGATGCGCGTACTGCGCGACCGCCGTTTCCTGACCTACGTGCTGACGCTGACCGGCTACTACATGCTGTCGGTACAGGTGATGCTGATGCTGCCGATCGTGGTCAATGAAATCGCCGGTTCACCCACGGCGGTAAAATGGATGTATGCCATCGAAGCCGCGCTGTCGCTGTCACTGCTGTATCCACTGGCTCGCTGGAGTGAAAAACGTTTTCGGCTGGAGCAACGCTTGATGGCCGGCCTGCTGCTGATGACCCTCAGCCTGATGCCGGTTGGGCTGGCAACCAGCTTGCAGGGCGTCTTTACCCTGATCTGCTGTTTCTATCTCGGTTCCATCATCGCCGAACCGGCGCGTGAAACCCTCAGCGCCTCGCTGGCCGATCCCCGCGCACGCGGCAGTTACATGGGGTTCAGCCGCCTGGGGCTGGCATTGGGCGGCGCACTGGGTTACACCGGTGGCGGCTGGATGTACGACACCGGCCACTCGATGAACATGCCGGAACTGCCGTGGATACTGCTGGGTATCGTAGGCTTTATTACCCTGTTTGCACTTTACTGGCAGTTCAACCCGCGCAGCAGCGCACCGGCAGTTGCCCCCGGCGGCTAA
- the yceB gene encoding Uncharacterized lipoprotein yceB precursor: protein MKKILMGVAALAFVGALVGCNQLTQYTLSEQEVNDYLQKHNDYQKQIGVPGLLDANIVLTQLQSQIGRSEPGKVTLSGDAKVNITSILGPQTADLKLTLKAQPVYDREQGAVFLKDMELTDYSVQPEKMQTVMKALTPYLNQSLKSYFDQKPAYVLNPDNSKTEAMAKKLAKGLEVKPGELVIPFTD from the coding sequence ATGAAAAAGATCCTAATGGGTGTGGCAGCCCTGGCATTTGTTGGCGCATTGGTCGGCTGCAACCAACTGACCCAATACACACTTAGCGAGCAGGAAGTGAACGACTACCTGCAAAAGCATAACGATTACCAGAAGCAGATCGGCGTGCCGGGATTACTGGACGCCAATATCGTGCTGACGCAGTTGCAGAGCCAAATCGGCCGCAGTGAACCTGGCAAGGTCACCCTTTCCGGCGATGCGAAAGTGAACATTACCTCGATCCTTGGCCCGCAGACTGCGGATCTGAAGCTGACGCTGAAGGCACAGCCGGTCTATGACCGCGAGCAAGGCGCGGTATTCCTGAAGGATATGGAATTGACCGACTATAGCGTGCAGCCAGAGAAAATGCAGACGGTGATGAAAGCGCTGACGCCTTACCTGAATCAGTCGCTGAAATCCTACTTCGACCAAAAGCCGGCCTACGTGCTGAACCCGGATAACAGTAAAACCGAGGCGATGGCCAAGAAACTGGCGAAAGGACTGGAAGTGAAACCGGGTGAATTAGTGATCCCGTTCACCGACTAA
- the yebF gene encoding Uncharacterised protein, with protein MKTTGLSLAVALLAMAGLTTTVQAQEQRSAKVVQCAGLQPADVAAQVKRDFLQNRITRWESDKKLLGTATPIAWISPEAITGKDAVWQVPLTVRGTKQDKTYHVILDCNAGKITYSEPQ; from the coding sequence ATGAAAACAACGGGACTGAGTTTGGCGGTAGCGCTGTTGGCCATGGCGGGGTTAACCACCACGGTGCAGGCACAGGAGCAACGTAGCGCCAAAGTCGTGCAATGCGCGGGTCTGCAACCGGCGGACGTTGCCGCTCAGGTGAAACGCGATTTTCTGCAAAACCGTATCACACGCTGGGAATCGGATAAAAAACTGCTGGGCACGGCCACCCCGATCGCCTGGATCAGCCCGGAAGCCATTACCGGTAAAGATGCCGTCTGGCAGGTCCCTTTGACGGTTCGCGGCACCAAACAGGATAAAACCTATCATGTGATCCTGGACTGTAACGCCGGTAAGATTACCTACAGCGAACCACAGTAA
- a CDS encoding DNA damage-inducible protein YebG gives MAVEVKYVVVRNGEEKMTFATKKEADAYDKMLDLADSLGEWLQQSPLTLDDEQREGLSFFLAENKDVLGQILRGAAPTEAPKKSAKVKTEKPVATTKEGSASEKQAA, from the coding sequence ATGGCCGTTGAAGTTAAATATGTGGTGGTGAGAAACGGTGAGGAAAAGATGACTTTCGCAACCAAGAAAGAAGCCGACGCTTACGACAAAATGCTGGATCTGGCAGATAGCCTCGGTGAATGGCTGCAGCAGTCACCCCTGACCCTGGATGATGAGCAGCGTGAAGGGCTGAGCTTCTTCCTGGCGGAGAATAAAGACGTGCTGGGGCAAATTCTGCGCGGCGCAGCGCCGACAGAAGCGCCTAAGAAATCCGCCAAAGTGAAAACGGAAAAACCTGTCGCTACCACTAAAGAGGGATCTGCGTCAGAAAAGCAGGCAGCATAA
- the grxB_1 gene encoding Glutaredoxin-2 yields the protein MNGTLSEDDIHLFPLLRSLSIVAGLTLPDNIEAYRNRMAQRSDIPLLFDMEQ from the coding sequence GTGAACGGTACCCTGTCGGAAGACGATATTCACCTGTTCCCACTGCTGCGTTCGCTGTCGATCGTCGCCGGGCTTACGCTGCCGGATAACATCGAAGCCTATCGTAACCGGATGGCGCAGCGCAGTGATATTCCACTGCTGTTCGATATGGAACAGTGA
- the grxB_2 gene encoding Glutaredoxin-2, giving the protein MKLFIYDHCPFCVKARMIFGLKNLPVRLVTLLNDDEATPIGMIGKKMAPILQKDDGSYLPESMDIVHYVDQLDGNPLLTGKTNPAIAEWLQRVGSYSLNLLLPRFANADFEEFATAAARQYFTDKKQASIGDFSTHLADSADLIAQLEADLQVLSG; this is encoded by the coding sequence ATGAAACTGTTTATCTACGATCATTGCCCATTCTGCGTTAAAGCCCGTATGATTTTTGGCCTGAAAAATCTGCCCGTCCGCCTGGTCACTCTGCTCAACGATGATGAAGCGACGCCGATCGGCATGATTGGCAAGAAAATGGCCCCCATTCTGCAAAAAGACGACGGCAGTTACCTACCGGAAAGCATGGATATCGTGCATTACGTCGACCAACTCGACGGTAACCCCCTGCTGACCGGTAAAACCAACCCGGCGATCGCCGAATGGCTACAACGGGTCGGTAGCTACAGCCTCAATTTGCTGCTGCCACGCTTCGCCAACGCGGATTTCGAAGAGTTCGCCACAGCAGCAGCGCGTCAGTATTTTACCGACAAAAAGCAGGCTTCAATCGGTGATTTCTCCACGCACCTTGCCGACAGCGCCGATCTGATCGCACAACTGGAAGCCGATCTCCAGGTGCTTTCCGGCTGA